One window of Pseudomonas sp. FP198 genomic DNA carries:
- the murD gene encoding UDP-N-acetylmuramoyl-L-alanine--D-glutamate ligase translates to MSLIASDHFRIVVGLGKSGMSLVRFLANRGVSFAVADTRENPPELATLRRDYPQVDVRCGELDVEFLCRADELYVSPGLALATPALQAAAARGVKLSGDIELFARNAKAPIIAISGSNAKSTVTTLVGEMAAAAGKRVAVGGNLGTPALDLLSDEVELYVMELSSFQLETTDHLGAEVATVLNISEDHMDRYSGLPAYHLAKHRIFRGARQVVFNRQDALTRPLMSEGLPCWTFGLGAPDFKGFGLREENGEKYLAFEFQNLMPVRELKIRGAHNQANALAALALGHAVGLPFDAMLSALRSFAGLEHRCQWVRDLDGVAWYNDSKATNVGAALAAIEGLGADIQGKLVLIAGGDGKGADFKDLRDPVAANCRAVVLMGRDRELIAQALGDAVPQVRVASLDEAVQQSRALAQPGDAVLLSPACASFDMFKNYEERGQLFARAAEDLA, encoded by the coding sequence GTGTCCCTGATCGCTTCTGACCACTTCCGCATCGTTGTCGGCCTCGGCAAGAGCGGCATGTCCCTGGTTCGCTTCCTGGCGAACCGGGGCGTGTCGTTTGCCGTCGCCGATACGCGGGAAAATCCACCTGAGCTGGCCACGCTGCGTCGTGACTATCCACAGGTGGATGTGCGTTGTGGCGAGCTGGACGTCGAGTTCCTGTGCCGCGCCGACGAGCTCTACGTGAGCCCCGGCCTGGCCCTGGCGACCCCGGCCCTGCAGGCTGCCGCCGCCCGTGGCGTGAAATTGTCCGGCGATATCGAGCTGTTCGCGCGCAACGCCAAGGCACCGATTATCGCCATCAGCGGTTCCAATGCGAAAAGCACCGTCACCACGCTGGTCGGTGAAATGGCTGCGGCGGCCGGCAAGCGTGTCGCCGTGGGTGGCAACCTCGGTACCCCGGCGCTGGATCTGCTCAGCGACGAGGTCGAGCTGTACGTCATGGAACTGTCGAGCTTCCAGCTCGAGACCACCGATCACCTTGGCGCTGAAGTGGCCACCGTGCTCAACATCAGCGAAGACCACATGGACCGCTACAGCGGCCTGCCGGCCTACCACTTGGCCAAGCACCGGATTTTCCGTGGCGCCCGGCAAGTGGTGTTCAACCGCCAGGACGCCTTGACCCGTCCGCTGATGAGCGAAGGGCTGCCGTGCTGGACTTTCGGTCTCGGCGCTCCGGATTTCAAAGGCTTCGGTTTGCGCGAAGAGAACGGCGAGAAGTATCTGGCCTTCGAATTCCAGAACCTGATGCCGGTGCGCGAACTGAAGATTCGCGGCGCCCATAACCAGGCCAATGCCTTGGCCGCGCTGGCCCTCGGGCATGCCGTCGGGCTGCCGTTCGACGCCATGCTCTCGGCGCTGCGCAGCTTTGCCGGGCTCGAACACCGCTGCCAGTGGGTGCGCGACCTGGATGGCGTGGCCTGGTACAACGATTCCAAGGCCACCAATGTTGGCGCTGCCCTGGCTGCCATCGAAGGCCTCGGCGCGGACATCCAGGGCAAGCTCGTGCTGATCGCCGGTGGCGACGGCAAGGGTGCCGATTTCAAAGACCTGCGCGATCCAGTGGCGGCCAACTGCCGAGCCGTGGTGCTGATGGGCCGCGATCGCGAACTGATCGCCCAGGCCCTCGGCGATGCCGTGCCGCAGGTTCGCGTCGCCTCGCTGGACGAAGCCGTGCAGCAATCCCGTGCCCTCGCGCAACCGGGCGATGCCGTGCTGTTGTCGCCGGCCTGCGCCAGTTTCGACATGTTCAAGAACTACGAAGAGCGCGGGCAACTGTTCGCCCGGGCTGCGGAGGACTTGGCATGA
- the mraY gene encoding phospho-N-acetylmuramoyl-pentapeptide-transferase, whose translation MLLLLAEYLQQFHKGFAVFQYLTLRGILGVLTALSLSLFLGPWMIRTLQNLQIGQSVRNDGPQSHLSKSGTPTMGGALILSSIGISTLLWADLANRYVWVVLLVTLFFGAIGWVDDYRKVIEKNSRGLPSRWKYFWQSVFGLGAAIFLYMTAASPVETTLILPMLKDYSIPLGAGFIVLTYLVIVGSSNAVNLTDGLDGLAIMPTVMVGGALGIFCYLSGNVKFAEYLLIPYVPGAGELIVFCGALIGAGLGFLWFNTYPAQVFMGDVGALALGAALGTIAVIVRQEIVLFIMGGVFVMETLSVVIQVASFKLTGRRVFRMAPIHHHFELKGWPEPRVIVRFWIITVILVLVGLATLKLR comes from the coding sequence ATGCTGCTGCTGCTAGCGGAGTACCTGCAACAGTTCCACAAAGGCTTCGCGGTCTTCCAGTACCTGACCCTGCGCGGGATTCTCGGTGTGCTGACCGCGTTGTCGTTGTCGCTGTTCCTGGGCCCGTGGATGATCCGCACCCTGCAGAACCTGCAGATCGGCCAGTCGGTTCGTAACGACGGCCCGCAGTCGCATCTGTCCAAATCCGGCACCCCGACCATGGGCGGCGCGCTGATCCTGTCGTCCATCGGTATCAGCACCTTGCTCTGGGCCGACCTGGCGAACCGTTACGTCTGGGTCGTGCTGCTGGTGACGCTGTTTTTCGGCGCCATTGGCTGGGTCGACGACTACCGCAAGGTTATCGAGAAGAACTCCCGTGGGCTGCCAAGCCGCTGGAAATATTTCTGGCAGTCGGTGTTCGGCCTCGGCGCGGCGATCTTCCTTTATATGACCGCCGCCTCGCCGGTGGAAACCACCCTGATCCTGCCGATGCTCAAGGACTACAGCATCCCGCTGGGCGCTGGTTTCATCGTGCTGACCTACCTGGTGATCGTCGGTTCGAGCAACGCTGTCAACCTCACCGACGGCCTTGATGGCCTGGCGATCATGCCGACGGTGATGGTCGGTGGTGCGCTGGGGATCTTCTGCTACCTGTCGGGTAACGTGAAATTCGCCGAGTACCTGCTGATTCCTTATGTGCCGGGGGCGGGCGAGCTGATCGTATTCTGCGGCGCGCTGATCGGTGCCGGCCTGGGCTTCCTCTGGTTCAACACCTACCCGGCGCAAGTCTTCATGGGCGACGTCGGTGCGCTGGCGCTGGGCGCGGCCCTGGGTACCATCGCCGTTATCGTTCGCCAGGAAATCGTCCTGTTCATCATGGGCGGCGTATTTGTGATGGAGACCCTGTCAGTCGTCATTCAGGTTGCTTCCTTTAAATTGACCGGCCGCCGGGTATTCCGCATGGCGCCGATCCACCACCACTTTGAACTCAAGGGCTGGCCCGAGCCGCGCGTGATCGTCCGTTTCTGGATCATCACCGTGATTCTCGTGTTGGTCGGCCTTGCCACCCTGAAGCTGAGGTAG
- the murF gene encoding UDP-N-acetylmuramoyl-tripeptide--D-alanyl-D-alanine ligase, which produces MLKALKLSELTNALNARLIAADASFDGVSIDSRAIAPGQLFVALAGPRFDGHDYLNEVAAKGAVAALVEREVSNSTLPQLLVSDTRQALGQLGALNRAAFANPVAAITGSSGKTTVKEMLASILRTRGPVLATRGNLNNDLGVPLTLLELAPEHSAAVIELGASRLGEIAYTVGMTKPHVAVLNNAGTAHVGEFGGPEKIVEAKGEIIEGLADDGVAVLNLDDKAFEIWKTRAGERKVLTFALSNLAANFYASDLDRDARGCPAFNLHSPDGAERVQLNLLGTHNVANALAAAAAAHALGVSLPGIVAGLNAVQPVKGRSVAQLASNGMRVIDDTYNANPTSMCAAVDILAGFSGRTVLVLGDIGELGEWAQQGHHDVGAYARGKVDALYAVGPMMAHAVAAFGEHAQHFTTQAELIQALGAEQDPNTTLLIKGSRSAAMENIVAALCGTRMEKH; this is translated from the coding sequence ATGCTTAAGGCCTTGAAGCTCAGCGAGCTGACCAACGCTTTGAATGCGCGCCTGATCGCCGCGGACGCCTCGTTCGACGGCGTCAGCATCGACAGCCGGGCGATCGCGCCGGGGCAGTTGTTCGTCGCCCTGGCCGGGCCGCGCTTCGACGGTCACGATTACCTCAACGAGGTGGCAGCCAAAGGCGCGGTCGCGGCACTGGTCGAGCGGGAAGTAAGCAACAGCACGCTGCCGCAGTTGCTGGTCAGTGACACTCGCCAGGCCCTGGGCCAGCTCGGTGCGCTGAATCGCGCGGCGTTTGCCAACCCGGTCGCGGCCATCACCGGTTCCAGCGGCAAGACCACGGTCAAGGAAATGCTCGCGAGCATCCTGCGCACGCGCGGTCCGGTCCTGGCGACCCGTGGCAACCTGAACAATGACCTCGGCGTGCCTTTGACCCTGCTCGAACTGGCGCCGGAGCACAGCGCCGCGGTCATCGAGCTCGGCGCTTCGCGGCTCGGCGAGATTGCCTACACGGTCGGCATGACCAAGCCTCACGTGGCGGTGCTCAACAACGCCGGGACCGCCCATGTCGGCGAGTTCGGCGGCCCCGAGAAAATTGTCGAGGCCAAGGGCGAGATCATCGAAGGGCTGGCTGACGATGGCGTCGCCGTGCTCAATCTCGACGACAAAGCCTTCGAAATCTGGAAGACCCGGGCCGGGGAGCGCAAGGTGCTGACGTTCGCCCTGAGCAACCTGGCGGCGAATTTCTACGCCAGCGACCTGGATCGCGACGCCCGTGGTTGCCCGGCTTTCAACCTGCACAGCCCTGACGGCGCGGAGCGCGTGCAGTTGAATCTGCTTGGCACGCATAACGTTGCCAACGCCCTGGCCGCCGCGGCCGCCGCCCATGCACTGGGCGTGTCGTTGCCGGGCATTGTCGCCGGGTTGAACGCCGTACAACCGGTCAAGGGCCGCAGCGTCGCGCAGTTGGCGAGCAACGGCATGCGCGTCATCGACGACACCTACAACGCCAACCCGACGTCCATGTGCGCCGCTGTGGATATCCTTGCCGGTTTCTCCGGTCGCACCGTGCTGGTGCTCGGGGATATCGGTGAACTGGGCGAGTGGGCACAACAAGGCCATCACGATGTTGGTGCCTACGCGCGCGGCAAGGTCGATGCGCTGTACGCCGTCGGCCCGATGATGGCCCACGCCGTGGCGGCGTTTGGCGAGCACGCACAGCATTTCACCACCCAGGCCGAGCTGATCCAGGCCCTGGGCGCCGAGCAAGACCCGAACACCACCCTATTGATCAAGGGCTCACGCAGTGCGGCGATGGAAAACATCGTTGCGGCTTTGTGCGGCACCCGTATGGAGAAACATTAA
- a CDS encoding UDP-N-acetylmuramoyl-L-alanyl-D-glutamate--2,6-diaminopimelate ligase: MSLSLNKIFAHAGHDLLIRELALDSRDVRAGDLFLAVPGARFDGRDHIADALKRGAAAVAYEVNGATVLPITDVPLIPVKGLAAQLSDIAGRFYGEPSRHLNLIGVTGTNGKTSVTQLVAQALDLLGQHCGIVGTLGNGFHGALQSGLHTTPNPIAVQATLADLKKAGAKAVAMEVSSHGLDQGRVTALAFDVAVLTNLSRDHLDYHGSMQAYGEAKARLFAWNDLKCRVINIDDEFGRQLAAEQRESRLITYSQEDPSAYLYIRQAQFDDEGVRATLVTPQGEHHLRSTLLGRFNLSNVLAAIGALLGLDYALDEILKVLPKLEGPAGRMQRLGGGAQPLVVVDYAHTPDALEKVLTALRPHAKGKLLCLFGCGGDRDRGKRPLMAEVVERLADGVLVTDDNPRSEDPARIFDDIRAGFSEVDNVTFVAGRGQAIAQLIASASADDVIVLAGKGHEDYQEINGVRQAFSDLVEADHALTAWEVAHA, translated from the coding sequence ATGTCCCTGAGCCTGAACAAGATTTTTGCCCACGCCGGGCATGACCTGCTGATTCGCGAACTGGCCCTCGACAGCCGCGACGTACGCGCCGGAGACCTGTTCCTGGCGGTGCCGGGTGCCCGTTTCGATGGCCGTGACCACATCGCCGACGCCTTGAAGCGCGGCGCGGCGGCGGTGGCTTATGAAGTGAACGGCGCAACCGTGCTGCCGATCACCGATGTTCCGCTGATCCCGGTCAAGGGACTGGCGGCGCAGCTGTCGGACATCGCCGGGCGTTTTTATGGCGAACCGAGCCGTCACCTGAACCTGATCGGCGTGACCGGCACGAACGGCAAGACCAGCGTCACCCAGTTGGTGGCGCAGGCGCTGGATCTGCTCGGCCAGCATTGCGGCATCGTCGGGACGCTGGGCAACGGTTTCCATGGCGCGCTGCAAAGCGGCCTGCACACCACGCCGAACCCGATTGCCGTGCAGGCGACCCTGGCCGACCTGAAAAAGGCCGGCGCCAAGGCCGTGGCGATGGAAGTCTCTTCCCACGGCCTCGATCAAGGTCGCGTCACTGCACTGGCATTCGACGTCGCGGTGCTGACCAACCTGTCCCGGGATCACCTGGACTACCACGGCTCCATGCAAGCCTACGGCGAAGCCAAGGCCAGGCTGTTCGCCTGGAACGACCTGAAGTGCCGGGTCATCAACATTGATGACGAGTTCGGCCGCCAACTGGCCGCCGAGCAACGCGAGTCCCGGTTGATCACCTACAGCCAGGAAGACCCCAGCGCCTACCTTTATATCCGTCAGGCGCAGTTCGATGACGAAGGCGTGCGCGCCACGCTGGTCACGCCCCAGGGCGAACACCACTTGCGCAGTACCTTGCTGGGGCGTTTCAACCTGAGCAACGTGTTGGCCGCCATTGGCGCCTTGCTCGGGCTGGACTATGCCCTGGACGAAATTCTCAAGGTGCTGCCGAAACTCGAAGGTCCGGCCGGCCGCATGCAGCGCCTGGGCGGCGGAGCCCAGCCGCTGGTGGTGGTCGACTATGCGCACACCCCCGATGCACTGGAAAAAGTCCTCACGGCCCTGCGTCCGCATGCCAAGGGCAAACTGCTCTGCCTGTTCGGTTGCGGCGGCGATCGTGATCGCGGCAAGCGCCCGTTGATGGCCGAGGTTGTGGAACGATTGGCCGATGGCGTGCTGGTCACCGATGACAATCCGCGCAGTGAAGATCCGGCGCGCATTTTCGACGACATCCGCGCCGGATTCTCGGAGGTGGACAACGTCACCTTCGTGGCCGGGCGTGGCCAGGCCATTGCCCAATTGATCGCCAGCGCTTCGGCGGACGACGTCATCGTCCTGGCCGGCAAGGGGCACGAGGACTACCAGGAAATAAACGGCGTGCGCCAGGCCTTTTCCGATCTGGTGGAAGCCGATCACGCCCTGACCGCATGGGAGGTGGCCCATGCTTAA
- a CDS encoding penicillin-binding protein 2, with amino-acid sequence MKLEGALFPWRFRLVLGLLGIMVAAISWRIIDLQVVDRDFLKEQGDARSVRHIPIPAHRGLITDRNGEPLAVSTPVTTLWANAKEMQQAKEKWPALAAALGQDPKALTERLEAQANKEFIYLVRGLTPEQGQSVLDLKVPGVYGIEEFRRFYPAGEVTAHMVGFTDIDDRGREGVELAYDEWLAGVAGKRQVIKDRRGRLIKDVQVTKNAKAGKPLALSIDLRLQYLANRELRNAIVENGAKAGSLVIMDVKTGEILAMVNQPTYNPNNRRNLQPAMMRNRAMIDVFEPGSTMKAVSMAAALETGRWKPSDTVEVYPGTLQIGKYTIRDVSKTEGPVLDLTGILINSSNVGMSKIAFDIGGEAIYRLAQKIGLGQDTGLGFPGERVGNLPNYREWRKAETATLSYGYGVSVTAIQLVHAFSALANNGRIAPLTLIKTDKAPQTTQVIPEDVAKTMQGMLQQVIEAPRGVYRAQVPAYHVAGKSGTARKTSVGTKGYAENSYRSLFAGFGPMSDPRYAIVVVIDEPSKAGYFGGLVSAPVFSKVMSGTLRLMNITPDNLPPTQQASTAPVVPLKADGGRG; translated from the coding sequence ATGAAGCTCGAAGGGGCGCTGTTCCCGTGGCGGTTCCGCCTGGTCCTGGGTTTGCTCGGGATCATGGTCGCCGCCATCTCGTGGCGCATCATCGACTTGCAGGTGGTCGACCGTGACTTCCTCAAGGAGCAGGGCGACGCCCGTAGCGTGCGTCATATCCCGATCCCGGCTCACCGTGGCCTGATCACCGACCGCAATGGCGAGCCGCTGGCTGTCAGTACCCCGGTGACCACCTTGTGGGCGAACGCCAAGGAAATGCAGCAGGCCAAGGAGAAGTGGCCGGCGCTGGCTGCCGCCCTCGGCCAGGACCCCAAGGCTCTGACCGAACGCCTCGAAGCCCAGGCCAACAAGGAATTCATCTATCTGGTGCGCGGGCTGACGCCCGAGCAAGGCCAGAGCGTGCTCGACCTGAAAGTGCCGGGCGTCTACGGCATCGAAGAGTTTCGGCGTTTTTATCCGGCCGGTGAGGTCACCGCCCATATGGTCGGGTTTACCGACATCGATGACCGGGGACGGGAAGGGGTCGAGCTGGCCTACGACGAATGGCTCGCCGGTGTCGCCGGCAAGCGCCAGGTCATCAAGGATCGGCGCGGCAGGCTGATCAAGGATGTCCAGGTCACCAAAAACGCCAAGGCCGGCAAGCCCTTGGCGTTGTCCATTGACCTGCGCCTGCAATACCTGGCCAACCGCGAGCTGCGCAACGCCATCGTCGAGAACGGTGCCAAGGCCGGTAGCCTGGTGATCATGGACGTGAAGACCGGCGAGATCCTCGCCATGGTCAACCAGCCGACCTACAACCCGAACAACCGTCGCAACCTGCAGCCGGCGATGATGCGCAACCGCGCGATGATCGACGTGTTCGAACCCGGTTCGACGATGAAGGCCGTGTCCATGGCCGCCGCGCTGGAAACCGGGCGCTGGAAGCCGAGCGACACCGTCGAGGTCTATCCGGGCACGTTGCAGATCGGCAAGTACACCATTCGTGACGTATCCAAGACCGAAGGACCGGTGCTCGACCTGACCGGCATCCTGATCAACTCCAGTAACGTCGGCATGAGCAAGATCGCCTTCGATATCGGTGGCGAGGCGATTTATCGCCTGGCCCAGAAGATCGGCCTCGGCCAGGACACGGGCCTGGGCTTTCCGGGCGAGCGCGTTGGCAACCTGCCCAACTATCGTGAATGGCGCAAGGCGGAAACAGCCACTCTGTCCTACGGCTACGGTGTTTCCGTGACGGCGATCCAGCTCGTCCACGCGTTTTCCGCACTGGCCAACAACGGCCGTATTGCCCCGCTGACGCTGATCAAGACCGACAAGGCGCCGCAAACCACCCAGGTAATTCCCGAGGACGTCGCCAAGACCATGCAGGGCATGCTGCAACAGGTGATCGAGGCGCCGCGCGGTGTCTACCGCGCCCAGGTTCCGGCCTATCACGTTGCCGGCAAGTCCGGTACGGCGCGCAAGACTTCCGTGGGCACCAAGGGTTATGCCGAGAATTCCTATCGTTCGCTGTTCGCCGGCTTCGGGCCGATGAGCGATCCGCGCTATGCCATCGTGGTGGTCATCGACGAACCGAGCAAGGCCGGTTATTTCGGCGGCCTGGTATCGGCGCCGGTGTTCAGCAAAGTGATGTCCGGCACCCTGCGCCTGATGAACATCACCCCGGATAACCTGCCGCCGACCCAGCAGGCGAGTACCGCCCCGGTCGTCCCCCTGAAAGCCGATGGAGGGCGTGGCTGA
- the ftsL gene encoding cell division protein FtsL — MSKLFAKPLPGGSFFMLLLFIGVLVSAIAVSYSAHWNRQLLNTLYNELSVRDKAQAEWGRLILEQSTWTAHSRIEVLATEQLKMRIPGAAEVQMVAP, encoded by the coding sequence GTGAGCAAGCTCTTCGCCAAGCCCCTGCCAGGCGGCAGCTTTTTCATGCTGCTGCTGTTTATCGGCGTGCTCGTGTCCGCCATTGCCGTGTCTTACAGCGCGCATTGGAACCGGCAGTTGCTCAACACCCTTTACAACGAGCTCAGCGTGCGCGACAAGGCGCAGGCCGAGTGGGGTCGGTTGATCCTGGAGCAAAGTACCTGGACCGCCCACAGCCGTATCGAAGTCCTGGCGACCGAACAACTGAAGATGCGCATCCCCGGTGCGGCTGAAGTGCAGATGGTGGCGCCATGA
- the rsmH gene encoding 16S rRNA (cytosine(1402)-N(4))-methyltransferase RsmH, whose product MTTDSGFNHITVLLDEAVEALAVRPDGCYLDGTFGRGGHSRLILSQLGPDGRLLGFDKDPQAIATGQALAAEDGRFVVVQRSFAELGSEVAQRGLAGKVSGVLLDLGVSSPQLDDPERGFSFLNDGPLDMRMDPSRGISAAEFVNTASVEEIARVFKEYGEERFSGRMARAVVERRDIKPFERTGDLAEVLKVANPAWEKGKNPATRAFQGLRIHVNNELGDLEAGLEAALEALEIGGRLVVISFHSLEDRIVKLFMRKLTKGEADNLPRNLPVRFEAFVPKIKIHGKAQFASEAELKANPRARSAVMRVAEKLR is encoded by the coding sequence GTGACTACTGATAGCGGCTTTAACCACATCACCGTACTGCTTGACGAAGCCGTCGAGGCTCTCGCCGTACGTCCTGATGGCTGCTATCTGGACGGCACGTTCGGGCGTGGCGGGCATAGCCGGCTGATTCTCAGCCAGCTCGGTCCGGACGGACGGCTGCTGGGGTTCGACAAGGATCCTCAAGCGATTGCCACCGGGCAAGCGCTAGCGGCCGAAGACGGCCGCTTTGTCGTTGTGCAGCGCAGCTTTGCGGAGCTGGGTTCGGAAGTCGCCCAACGCGGCCTGGCAGGCAAGGTCAGCGGCGTGTTGCTTGACCTGGGCGTGTCTTCGCCGCAGCTGGACGACCCGGAGCGCGGCTTCAGTTTTCTTAACGACGGTCCGCTGGACATGCGCATGGATCCGTCCCGTGGCATCAGCGCGGCTGAGTTCGTCAATACCGCGTCCGTAGAAGAAATCGCCCGCGTGTTCAAGGAATACGGCGAGGAACGTTTTTCCGGGCGCATGGCGCGCGCGGTGGTCGAGCGTCGCGACATCAAGCCGTTCGAGCGTACCGGTGATCTGGCCGAAGTGCTGAAGGTTGCCAACCCTGCCTGGGAAAAAGGCAAGAACCCGGCGACCCGGGCTTTCCAAGGGCTGCGTATCCACGTCAACAACGAATTGGGTGATCTTGAGGCCGGTCTCGAAGCCGCTCTCGAGGCGCTGGAAATCGGTGGGCGCCTGGTGGTGATCAGCTTCCATTCCCTGGAAGACCGTATCGTCAAGCTGTTCATGCGCAAGCTCACCAAAGGCGAAGCCGATAACCTGCCGCGCAATCTGCCGGTGCGTTTCGAGGCCTTCGTACCGAAAATCAAGATTCATGGCAAAGCGCAGTTCGCCTCCGAAGCCGAGCTCAAGGCCAACCCACGCGCCCGTAGCGCCGTCATGCGTGTCGCGGAGAAATTGCGGTGA
- the mraZ gene encoding division/cell wall cluster transcriptional repressor MraZ, giving the protein MFRGANAISLDAKGRLAMPSRYRDELVSRSSGQLIVTIDAVDPCLCVYPLDEWEIIETKLRALPSLREENRRLQRLLIGNAVDLELDGSGRFLVPPRLREYAKLDKRAMLVGQLNKFQLWDEDAWNAVSAADLAAIQQPGAMPDELRDLIL; this is encoded by the coding sequence GTGTTTCGCGGAGCTAACGCTATCAGTCTCGATGCAAAAGGCCGTCTCGCCATGCCGAGCCGGTATCGTGACGAGCTCGTTTCGCGAAGTTCGGGGCAGTTAATCGTCACGATCGACGCCGTTGATCCATGTTTATGTGTTTACCCTCTTGATGAGTGGGAAATCATCGAAACCAAACTGCGCGCACTGCCTTCGCTGCGGGAGGAGAACCGTCGCCTGCAACGCTTGCTGATCGGTAATGCCGTCGACCTCGAACTCGACGGCAGCGGTCGTTTCCTGGTGCCGCCGCGTCTGCGCGAGTACGCCAAGCTGGACAAGCGCGCGATGCTGGTGGGCCAACTGAACAAGTTCCAGCTGTGGGACGAAGATGCCTGGAACGCGGTTTCTGCCGCCGACCTTGCTGCTATTCAACAACCGGGCGCCATGCCTGATGAACTGCGTGATTTGATCCTGTGA
- the rsmI gene encoding 16S rRNA (cytidine(1402)-2'-O)-methyltransferase — MTAPGALNSAAGSLYVVATPIGNLDDISARALKILGEVALIAAEDTRHSQRLLQHFGISTPLAACHEHNERDEGSRFITRLLAGDNVALISDAGTPLISDPGYHLVRQARAAGVNVVPVPGACALIAALSAAGLPSDRFIFEGFLPAKAVGRRARLEAIKEEPRTLIFYEAPHRILECLQDMELVFGPERQALLARELTKTFETLKGLPLAQLRAFVESDSDQQRGECVVLVAGWTPPQDEDAVSGEAMRILDLLLEEMPLKRAAALAAQITGERKNVLYQAALDKQKAQ, encoded by the coding sequence TTGACTGCTCCAGGTGCTTTGAATTCCGCTGCCGGCTCGCTTTACGTGGTGGCGACGCCCATCGGCAACCTGGACGATATCAGTGCCCGCGCGCTGAAGATCCTTGGCGAGGTCGCCCTTATCGCCGCCGAAGACACACGCCACTCCCAGCGTCTGCTGCAGCACTTCGGTATTTCAACGCCGTTGGCAGCTTGCCATGAACATAACGAACGGGACGAAGGCAGTCGTTTCATTACCCGTTTGCTCGCCGGCGACAACGTGGCGCTGATTTCCGACGCCGGCACGCCGCTGATTTCCGATCCGGGTTACCACCTGGTGCGTCAGGCCCGAGCTGCCGGCGTCAATGTAGTGCCGGTGCCAGGTGCCTGCGCATTGATCGCGGCATTGTCGGCGGCCGGCTTGCCGTCGGATCGGTTTATCTTCGAAGGTTTCCTGCCGGCCAAGGCCGTGGGGCGACGAGCGCGCCTGGAAGCTATAAAGGAAGAGCCTCGAACGCTGATCTTTTATGAGGCGCCGCACCGTATCCTCGAATGTCTCCAGGACATGGAGCTGGTGTTCGGTCCCGAGCGCCAGGCACTGCTCGCCCGGGAACTGACGAAAACTTTCGAGACCTTGAAAGGGCTGCCTCTGGCACAACTGCGTGCGTTTGTCGAAAGCGACAGCGATCAGCAGCGTGGCGAGTGTGTGGTGCTGGTCGCGGGTTGGACGCCGCCCCAGGACGAAGACGCGGTCAGCGGCGAAGCGATGCGCATCCTCGATCTGTTGCTGGAGGAAATGCCCCTCAAGCGGGCGGCGGCCCTCGCCGCGCAGATCACCGGCGAGCGCAAGAATGTGCTGTATCAGGCTGCGCTGGATAAACAGAAGGCCCAATGA